A portion of the Zymoseptoria tritici IPO323 chromosome 8, whole genome shotgun sequence genome contains these proteins:
- a CDS encoding peptidase M3A and M3B, thimet/oligopeptidase F (Peptidase M3A and M3B, thimet/oligopeptidase F): PSGIQRPPQLPIVWNDTVASINQTYETYIKLFNTTVQNILDTVGSPAEATFNNTILPYLRAQNLAYTAISPLSIYEFSSKPSEVNDEVNSGETIYDNASDDLFTNEAFFALVDHLYQATGNATDGSLSVEEQISILLCSGLNIPAGAQRDQFQAANRRLDEIYNQFKAILGNGTSTFLYFTADELEGVDPETISQLKNGTGENAGKLQVSVLDNGADIVTYAVNETTRYTELFEYRRQYQENIALIQEAIQLRVQVAQLAGYESWDDYAIDGNMAKTKQAVEDFLADVTTHVQVKADAELKDLNDVKKQNGTIVTPIGDEDILYTWDFNYYANIRDAEKFGDLGANTFQYWFPANVTVPATLEFYGEIYGTRYDRIQGQDADALSPTGNGTDLVWHPDVWLYAVYDSQAYIDAHPEVTDHFRGYLYLDLFKRPVTKAGGGSFMAPISPGFVKEDGCLQYPTAGAFLYNDKSDDESKIPSFITESTALFHELGHCHHQLLSRTTYARTHGPGGVPIDFIEFPSQFMEMNYGNIYEVYERISTHWSSFSAEAAAAWRKDSGADASAPLPPVTYPQDLFERIKESQKAYVGGDTISQVFLATYDQTLHGYTSLEAANTTDVSVTWNTLIRNITETPDPSDILKRFDWGWGETTFQHIVWPIYTGAYYGYQWALVYAEDVFYTAFASDPFSSETGWRYRTEILQPGGARDPNDSLEAFLGRAPNKDGFYKYIGVPA; the protein is encoded by the exons CCGTCCGGCATTCAGCGACCTCCACAGCTCCCGATTGTGTGGAATGACACTGTCGCATCAATCAACCAAACGTACGAGACCTACATCAAGCTTTTCAACACCACCGTTCAAAATATTTTGGACACTGTCGGATCACCAGCCGAGGCAACGTTCAATAATACCATCCTGCCATATCTCCGCGCTCAGAATCTGGCCTATACTGCTATAAGCCCTCTCAGCATCTACGAGTTTAGCAGCAAGCCATCCGAGGTCAACGACGAAGTCAACAGTGGAGAGACCATCTACGATAATGCCAGCGATGATCTGTTTACCAACGAGGCTTTCTTT GCATTGGTGGACCACCTTTACCAGGCCACGGGCAACGCAACCGATGGGTCACTGAGCGTCGAGGAGCAGATC TCCATCCTTTTATGCTCAGGCCTCAACATTCCAGCGGGCGCCCAGCGCGACCAGTTCCAGGCTGCCAACAGACGCCTCGATGAGATCTACAACCAGTTCAAGGCCATCCTCGGCAATGGTACATCAACATTTTTGTACTTTACAGCTGACGAGCTTGAGGGCGTGGACCCCGAGACTATCTCTCAGCTGAAGAACGGCACCGGGGAGAACGCTGGGAAGTTGCAAGTCTCTGTCCTGGACAACGGTGCAGACATCGTGACCTACGCCGTGAATGAGACGACCAGGTACACGGAACTTTTCGAATATCGACGCCAATATCAAGAGAACATTGCCCTTATCCAGGAGGCCATTCAATTGCGAGTGCAGGTTGCACAGCTGGCCGGATACGAGTCTTGGGATGATTATGC GATTGACGGAAACATGGCCAAGACAAAGCAAGCAGTGGAAGATTTCCTGGCCGACGTCACCACCCACGTCCAAGTCAAGGCCGATGCAGAACTGAAGGATCTCAACGATGTGAAAAAGCAGAACGGGACGATCGTGACTCCgatcggcgacgaggacattCTCTACACTTGGGACTT CAATTACTACGCCAATATTCGAGACGCGGAAAAGTTCGGAGATCTGGGAGCTAACACGTTCCAATACTGGTTCCCTGCCAACGTGACCGTCCCTGCTACCCTCGAGTTTTACGGCGAGATCTATGGTACTCGCTACGACCGTATTCAAGGACAAGACGCCGATGCGCTGTCTCCTACAGGGAATGGCACTGATTTGGTTTGGCACCCTGACGTCTGGCTCTACGCTGTGTACGACAGCCAAGCTTACATCGACGCACATCCCGAGGTCACCGATCACTTCCGAGGCTACCTTTACCTTGACCTGTTCAAGCGCCCGGTCACAAAAGCTGGCGGCGGCTCCTTCATGGCGCCCATATCACCCGGATTCGTCAAGGAGGATGGTTGCCTTCAATACCCAACTGCGGGAGCCTTCTTGTACAACGACAAGTCGGACGACGAAAGCAAAATCCCCTCTTTCATCACCGAATCCACGGCTCTCTTCCATGAACTCGGACATTGCCACCACCAACTCTTGTCGAGGACTACCTACGCTCGAACACACGGTCCCGGCGGAGTGCCAATCGATTTTATTGAGTTTCCATCGCAGTTCATGGAGATGAACTATGGGAACATCTATGAGGTCTACGAGCGCATTAGCACCCATTGGTCCTCGTTCTCGGCGGAGGCCGCTGCCGCTTGGCGGAAGGACTCAGGTGCCGACGCCAGCGCCCCACTTCCGCCGGTGACCTACCCCCAGGATCTATTTGAACGAATCAAGGAGTCCCAAAAGGCCTACGTGGGAGGCGACACAATCTCGCAAGTTTTCCTAGCCACCTACGACCAGACTTTGCACGGATACACCAGTCTCGAGGCCGCCAACACGACGGACGTGTCTGTAACCTGGAACACACTCATCCGCAACATCACCGAAACACCCGATCCATCTGACATTCTCAAGAGGTTCGACTGGGGATGGGGCGAGACGACATTCCAGCACATCGTCTGGCCGATCTACACTGGCGCCTACTACGGATACCAGTGGGCTTTGGTCTacgccgaggatgtcttcTACACCGCATTCGCCTCGGACCCGTTCAGCAGCGAGACCGGCTGGAGGTACCGCACGGAGATCCTTCAACCGGGTGGCGCGAGAGATCCCAATGACTCGCTTGAAGCCTTCTTGGGCCGGGCGCCCAATAAAGACGGCTTCTACAAATACATTGGCGTTCCTGCTTGA